The following coding sequences lie in one Primulina huaijiensis isolate GDHJ02 chromosome 2, ASM1229523v2, whole genome shotgun sequence genomic window:
- the LOC140959214 gene encoding heavy metal-associated isoprenylated plant protein 24-like — protein MGVSGTLEYLSELVSLSKKKKKKKQLNTVAVKIRMDCEGCAQKVKSALSSVKGAKSVEIDLKQQKATVNGFVDAKKVMEAAKSTGKKVEPWPYVPYTLIAHPYASGVYDKKAPPNFVRGTDEPGVATLNPDEQQYTLMFSDDNPHSCSLM, from the exons ATGGGAGTTTCGGGGACATTGGAGTACTTGTCTGAATTGGTTAGCCTCtccaagaagaagaagaagaagaagcaacTGAATACAGTAGCTGTTAAAATCAGAATGGATTGTGAAGGCTGTGCTCAAAAAGTCAAGAGCGCACTCTCCTCTGTTAAAG GAGCGAAGTCAGTGGAAAtagatttgaaacaacaaaaAGCAACAGTGAATGGGTTCGTGGATGCTAAGAAGGTGATGGAAGCAGCCAAGTCGACCGGTAAGAAAGTGGAGCCATGGCCGTACGTACCTTACACGCTGATCGCTCACCCTTACGCCTCGGGAGTTTATGACAAGAAAGCCCCTCCAAATTTCGTGAGAGGGACTGATGAACCTGGAGTGGCCACTCTTAACCCCGATGAACAACAATACACACTCATGTTTAGTGATGATAATCCACACTCGTGTTCTCTCATGTAG